The Panicum hallii strain FIL2 chromosome 9, PHallii_v3.1, whole genome shotgun sequence genome has a window encoding:
- the LOC112875686 gene encoding zinc finger protein ZAT12-like gives MKRLAFGQEEPAELGIISVPEGVMLLLARGGGEPSASPRVFECKTCSRRFPSFQALGGHRASHKRPRASEAAPAKARAHGCAVCGVEFPLGQALGGHMRRHRAVAERESATAAISRGLVEAETKPDEARGLLGLDLNIAPS, from the coding sequence ATGAAGAGGCTGGCGTTCGGACAAGAAGAGCCGGCGGAGCTGGGCATCATCAGCGTGCCCGAAGGGGTCATGCTGCTgctcgcgcgcggcggcggcgagccatCGGCGTCGCCGCGCGTGTTCGAGTGCAAGACGTGCAGCCGCCGGTTCCCGTCGTTCCAGGCGCTCGGCGGGCACCGCGCGAGCCACAAGCGCCCGCGGGCGAGCGAGGCCGCGCCGGCGAAGGCCCGCGCGCACGGGTGCGCGGTGTGCGGCGTCGAGTTCCCGCTCGGGCAGGCGCTGGGGGGACACATGAGGCGCCACCGCGCCGTGGCCGAGAGGgagagcgccaccgccgccatttCCCGCGGGCTAGTCGAAGCCGAGACGAAGCCCGACGAAGCTAGAGGGCTGCTGGGCTTGGACCTGAACATTGCCCCATCATGA
- the LOC112877287 gene encoding ras-related protein RABE1c — MAAPPARARADYDYLIKLLLIGDSGVGKSCLLLRFSDGSFTTSFITTIGIDFKIRTVELDGKRIKLQIWDTAGQERFRTITTAYYRGAMGILLVYDVTDESSFNNIRNWIRNIEQHASDNVNKVLVGNKADMDESKRAVPTSKGQALADEYGIKFFETSAKTNLNVEQVFFSIARDIKQRLSETDSKPEDRTIKIKAEGEADAADAQKSACCGS; from the exons ATGGCAGCGCCGCCGGCGAGGGCTCGAGCCGACTACGACTACCTCATCAAGCTGCTTCTCATCGGAGACAGCG GTGTTGGAAAAAGTTGTCTTCTCTTACGgttttcagatggctccttCACCACTAGCTTCATCACTACTATTGG TATTGACTTCAAGATAAGGACCGTCGAGTTGGATGGCAAACGGATTAAGTTGCAGATCTGGGATACTGCGGGCCAAGAACGTTTCCGCACTATTACAACTG CCTATTACAGGGGAGCTATGGGAATTTTACTTGTGTATGACGTCACAGACGAGTCGTCTTTTAATA ACATAAGAAATTGGATCAGAAACATTGAACAACATGCCTCGGATAATGTGAACAAAGTTCTGGTAGGCAATAAAGCTGATATGGATGAAAGCAAACGG GCTGTCCCCACTTCTAAGGGGCAAGCTCTTGCCGATGAATATGGGATAAAATTCTTTGAAACG AGTGCAAAGACAAACCTGAATGTCGAGCAGGTTTTCTTTTCTATTGCAAGGGATATCAAACAAAGACTCTCGGAGACTGATTCGAAGCCTGAG GATCGAACTATCAAGATCAAGGCCGAAGGGGAAGCTGATGCAGCGGATGCACAGAAATCAGCTTGCTGCGGCTCCTGA
- the LOC112874801 gene encoding uncharacterized protein LOC112874801 isoform X1, translated as MGGPSDAGGRRRWARRSCRTGGGSGVVRRTVAAPAGGASTAPRRVAEGFAHVDKQRRVRGVLSDFRYSNGSTDHLSLDIGEFKHKSSYGGSARRLQSEINVTETSHMQPSVMAELDGFDAAGAVVADSQKTSIPWPRENKTSSNIELCHVGSMVSGLPIRHKYCLNNPSSSLKNPPTVKSCSHMSDFSNQLVRSAERSASAKMGLTSANSSLSEKMSLLRQPRYGGNHQNQNRISALNRRHKIVNSRGANDLLNTEKFHDRLDSSLGRHSQVLLNNALVREKQLCCSDLLNQKATEELWSSAYSESEKIVCFFSGDSIDDLQVSSSSDTSDSSNLSSLGVVANDQWKMTFKKVYCPHAARLDSTSVIYRKEVGQASPISVLEPPSEDCSDSENIRREPADLYDLQLRLELGTFAPTETAAEASSIGRTSDYLFSEVESGNDVPMQLVEDILGDFEDEEERDFSYLLDILIASGIHGTAEDQLYKVCQSLDCPAGYDVFEKLENKFTKVVNWSRSERKLLFDMVNTVLSQILAPCLSMQPWVNTARNLAPLWGSEGLLEKVLQVLAQRQEELSPSDTKPEKKGFDQKWLDLADCIDRAGRDIEKMIKDDLLDELVLELLSV; from the exons ATGGGCGGGCCGAGTGAcgcgggcggccggcggaggtggGCGCGGCGGTCGTGCCGGACGGGAGGGGGATCCGGGGTCGTCAGGCGGACGgtcgcggcgccggcgggcggggcGAGCACGGCGCCGCGGCGGGTGGCGGAAG GGTTTGCTCATGTGGACAAGCAACGGCGTGTTCGTGGTGTACTATCAGATTTCAGATATAGCAATGGATCCACAGATCAT CTTTCTTTGGACATTGGAGAATTCAAGCACAAGAGCTCCTATGGAGGTTCTGCAAGACGTCTTCAGTCAGAGATAAATGTTACAGAAACCAGCCACATGCAACCTTCAGTGATGGCAGAATTGGATGGTTTTGATGCTGCAGGTGCAGTTGTTGCAGATTCGCAGAAAACTTCTATTCCATGGCCAAGAGAAAATAAAACATCCAGCAATATAGAATTGTGTCATGTGGGCAGTATGGTTTCAGGATTGCCCATTCGGCATAAATATTGTCTCAACAATCCCAGCAGCAGTTTGAAGAATCCTCCAACTGTAAAGAGTTGCAGTCATATGAGTGATTTCAGTAATCAACTGGTCAGAAGTGCTGAAAGGTCGGCTTCTGCTAAGATGGGTTTAACCAGTGCAAACAGTTCCCTTTCTGAGAAAATGTCATTGCTACGTCAACCACGGTATGGCGGTAATCATCAGAACCAAAACCGTATCAGTGCTTTGAATCGAAGACACAAAATTGTGAATTCTAGAGGAGCAAATGACCTGCTTAATACAGAGAAGTTCCATGACCGGCTTGATTCATCATTGGGAAGACATTCACAGGTTTTGTTAAACAATGCATTAGTTCGAGAAAAGCAACTGTGTTGCTCAGATCTGCTCAATCAAAAAGCAACTGAAGAATTATGGAGCTCTGCATACAGTGAATCTGAGAAGATAGTATGCTTTTTCTCGGGTGACAGCATTGACGATTTGCAGGTATCATCTTCAAGTGACACTAGTGATAGCTCCAACTTATCATCTCTGGGTGTTGTAGCTAATGACCAATGGAAGATGACCTTCAAAAAG GTATACTGCCCTCATGCTGCACGCCTAGACTCTACATCTGTCATATACCGCAAAGAAGTAGGTCAGGCTAGCCCAATATCTGTTCTTGAACCTCCATCTGAAGATTGCTCTGATTCTGAAAACATCAGGCGAGAGCCTGCGGATCTATATG ATCTCCAACTGAGACTTGAACTTGGCACATTTGCACCAACAGAGACTGCTGCAGAGGCGAGTAGCATTGGCAGAACTAGTGACTATTTATTCTCTGAAGTGGAGTCGGGCAATGACGTGCCAATGCAGCTGGTTGAAGATATTCTTGGAGATTTTGAAGACGAAGAGGAAAGGGATTTTTCTTACTTGCTCGATATACTGATTGCTTCTGGCATTCACGGGACTGCGGAGGATCAACTTTACAAGGTGTGTCAGTCACTCGACTGCCCTGCCGGCTATGACGTTTTTGAgaagctggaaaacaagttcactaaagTTGTTAATTGGTCAAGATCAGAGAGGAAGCTTTTATTCGATATGGTTAACACAGTATTGTCACAAATCCTTGCGCCATGCTTGAGCATGCAACCTTGGGTGAATACTGCGAGGAACTTGGCTCCACTATGGGGCTCAGAGGGTCTGTTGGAAAAAGTCCTGCAGGTCTTAGCTCAGAGACAGGAAGAACTTTCACCAAGTGATACTAAGCCTGAGAAGAAAGGATTTGATCAGAAGTGGCTAGATTTAGCAGATTGCATCGACAGGGCAGGAAGGGATATTGAGAAAATGATAAAAGATGATCTTTTGGACGAGCTGGTTCTTGAGCTACTGTCCGTTTAG
- the LOC112874801 gene encoding uncharacterized protein LOC112874801 isoform X2, protein MGGPSDAGGRRRWARRSCRTGGGSGVVRRTVAAPAGGASTAPRRVAEGFAHVDKQRRVRGVLSDFRYSNGSTDHLSLDIGEFKHKSSYGGSARRLQSEINVTETSHMQPSVMAELDGFDAAGAVVADSQKTSIPWPRENKTSSNIELCHVGSMVSGLPIRHKYCLNNPSSSLKNPPTVKSCSHMSDFSNQLVRSAERSASAKMGLTSANSSLSEKMSLLRQPRYGGNHQNQNRISALNRRHKIVNSRGANDLLNTEKFHDRLDSSLGRHSQVLLNNALVREKQLCCSDLLNQKATEELWSSAYSESEKIVCFFSGDSIDDLQVSSSSDTSDSSNLSSLGVVANDQWKMTFKKVYCPHAARLDSTSVIYRKEVGQASPISVLEPPSEDCSDSENIRREPADLYETAAEASSIGRTSDYLFSEVESGNDVPMQLVEDILGDFEDEEERDFSYLLDILIASGIHGTAEDQLYKVCQSLDCPAGYDVFEKLENKFTKVVNWSRSERKLLFDMVNTVLSQILAPCLSMQPWVNTARNLAPLWGSEGLLEKVLQVLAQRQEELSPSDTKPEKKGFDQKWLDLADCIDRAGRDIEKMIKDDLLDELVLELLSV, encoded by the exons ATGGGCGGGCCGAGTGAcgcgggcggccggcggaggtggGCGCGGCGGTCGTGCCGGACGGGAGGGGGATCCGGGGTCGTCAGGCGGACGgtcgcggcgccggcgggcggggcGAGCACGGCGCCGCGGCGGGTGGCGGAAG GGTTTGCTCATGTGGACAAGCAACGGCGTGTTCGTGGTGTACTATCAGATTTCAGATATAGCAATGGATCCACAGATCAT CTTTCTTTGGACATTGGAGAATTCAAGCACAAGAGCTCCTATGGAGGTTCTGCAAGACGTCTTCAGTCAGAGATAAATGTTACAGAAACCAGCCACATGCAACCTTCAGTGATGGCAGAATTGGATGGTTTTGATGCTGCAGGTGCAGTTGTTGCAGATTCGCAGAAAACTTCTATTCCATGGCCAAGAGAAAATAAAACATCCAGCAATATAGAATTGTGTCATGTGGGCAGTATGGTTTCAGGATTGCCCATTCGGCATAAATATTGTCTCAACAATCCCAGCAGCAGTTTGAAGAATCCTCCAACTGTAAAGAGTTGCAGTCATATGAGTGATTTCAGTAATCAACTGGTCAGAAGTGCTGAAAGGTCGGCTTCTGCTAAGATGGGTTTAACCAGTGCAAACAGTTCCCTTTCTGAGAAAATGTCATTGCTACGTCAACCACGGTATGGCGGTAATCATCAGAACCAAAACCGTATCAGTGCTTTGAATCGAAGACACAAAATTGTGAATTCTAGAGGAGCAAATGACCTGCTTAATACAGAGAAGTTCCATGACCGGCTTGATTCATCATTGGGAAGACATTCACAGGTTTTGTTAAACAATGCATTAGTTCGAGAAAAGCAACTGTGTTGCTCAGATCTGCTCAATCAAAAAGCAACTGAAGAATTATGGAGCTCTGCATACAGTGAATCTGAGAAGATAGTATGCTTTTTCTCGGGTGACAGCATTGACGATTTGCAGGTATCATCTTCAAGTGACACTAGTGATAGCTCCAACTTATCATCTCTGGGTGTTGTAGCTAATGACCAATGGAAGATGACCTTCAAAAAG GTATACTGCCCTCATGCTGCACGCCTAGACTCTACATCTGTCATATACCGCAAAGAAGTAGGTCAGGCTAGCCCAATATCTGTTCTTGAACCTCCATCTGAAGATTGCTCTGATTCTGAAAACATCAGGCGAGAGCCTGCGGATCTATATG AGACTGCTGCAGAGGCGAGTAGCATTGGCAGAACTAGTGACTATTTATTCTCTGAAGTGGAGTCGGGCAATGACGTGCCAATGCAGCTGGTTGAAGATATTCTTGGAGATTTTGAAGACGAAGAGGAAAGGGATTTTTCTTACTTGCTCGATATACTGATTGCTTCTGGCATTCACGGGACTGCGGAGGATCAACTTTACAAGGTGTGTCAGTCACTCGACTGCCCTGCCGGCTATGACGTTTTTGAgaagctggaaaacaagttcactaaagTTGTTAATTGGTCAAGATCAGAGAGGAAGCTTTTATTCGATATGGTTAACACAGTATTGTCACAAATCCTTGCGCCATGCTTGAGCATGCAACCTTGGGTGAATACTGCGAGGAACTTGGCTCCACTATGGGGCTCAGAGGGTCTGTTGGAAAAAGTCCTGCAGGTCTTAGCTCAGAGACAGGAAGAACTTTCACCAAGTGATACTAAGCCTGAGAAGAAAGGATTTGATCAGAAGTGGCTAGATTTAGCAGATTGCATCGACAGGGCAGGAAGGGATATTGAGAAAATGATAAAAGATGATCTTTTGGACGAGCTGGTTCTTGAGCTACTGTCCGTTTAG
- the LOC112874802 gene encoding chalcone--flavonone isomerase: MAVSEVAVDGVVFPPVAHPPGSGRSHFLAGAGVRGMEIGGNFIKFTAIGVYLEEGAAVSALAKKWARKSADELASDVAFFRDVVTGDFEKFTRVTMILPLTGEQYSDKVTENCVAYWKAVGVYTDAEGAAVEKFKEAFKPETFPPGASILFTHSPAGVLTVAFSKDSSVPESGGVAIENKPLCEAVLESIIGEHGVSPAAKLSVAARVSELLKEASPAGGPPQAAEPAVPVSA, from the exons ATGGCCGTGTCGGAGGTGGCGGTCGACGGCGTCGTCTTCCCGCCGGTGGCACACCCGCCGGGCTCCGGCCGCTCGCACTTCCTCGCCGGCGCAG GTGTGCGAGGGATGGAGATTGGCGGCAACTTCATCAAGTTCACGGCCATCGGCGTGTACCTGGAGGAGGGCGCCGCCGTGTCCGCGCTGGCGAAGAAGTGGGCCAGGAAGTCCGCCGACGAGCTCGCCTCCGACGTCGCCTTCTTCCGCGACGTCGTCACGG GCGACTTCGAGAAGTTCACGCGGGTGACGATGATCCTGCCGCTCACGGGCGAGCAGTACTCGGACAAGGTGACGGAAAACTGCGTGGCGTACTGGAAGGCCGTCGGCGTGTACACGGACGCCGAGGGCGCCGCCGTGGAGAAGTTCAAGGAGGCGTTCAAGCCCGAGACGTTCCCGCCGGGCGCGTCCATCCTCTTCACCCACTCGCCCGCCGGAGTCCTCACC GTCGCGTTCTCCAAGGACTCGTCGGTGCCGGAGTCCGGCGGCGTGGCGATCGAGAACAAGCCCCTCTGCGAGGCCGTGCTGGAGTCCATCATCGGCGAGCACGGCGTCTCGCCGGCCGCGAAGCTGAGCGTCGCCGCGAGGGTGTCGGAGCTCCTGAAGGAGGCCAGCCCGGCCGGCGGCCCGCCACAGGCCGCGGAGCCCGCGGTCCCGGTCTCCGCGTGA
- the LOC112877541 gene encoding protein SODIUM POTASSIUM ROOT DEFECTIVE 2, whose product MAPLLFRDMKGLSCSSPASTAICPSLERQPMVRSHKAIASPLSQVPTEPRTHRHDSKKGQQHKTAVVANGGGLVSPAGSSRYLLSGSAPASAATEEIQEVDAAPAADAKLEEASEVADPKSRQAQEQVVVLKVSLHCKACAGKVKKHLSKMEGVTSFDIDFAAKKVTVVGDVTPLGVLNSVSKVKNAQLWAAPAPATTIAA is encoded by the exons ATGGCTCCTCTGCTCTTCAGGGACATGAAGGGTCTGTcgtgctcgtcgccggcgtccaCCGCGATATGCCCGAGCCTGGAGCGGCAGCCGATGGTCCGGTCACACAAGGCCATTGCCAGCCCTCTGTCTCAGGTTCCCACGGAGCCCAGGACGCACAGGCACGACAGCAAGAAAGGGCAGCAGCACAAGACTGCCGTCGTGGCAAACGGCGGTGGCCTCGTCAGCCCGGCCGGCTCGTCCAGGTACCTGCTAAGCGGCAGCGCCCCCGCGTCCGCCGCCACCGAGGAGATCCAGGAGGTGGATGCTGCCCCGGCCGCTGATGCCAAGCTGGAGGAAGCAAGTGAAGTAGCTGATCCGAAGAGCAGGCAGGCGCAGGAACAG GTGGTTGTGCTGAAGGTATCCCTGCACTGCAAAGCATGCGCTGGGAAAGTGAAGAAGCACCTCTCCAAGATGGAAG GCGTGACATCGTTCGACATCGACTTCGCGGCGAAGAAGGTGACGGTTGTCGGCGACGTGACGCCGCTGGGCGTGCTCAACAGCGTGTCCAAGGTGAAGAACGCCCAGCTCTGGgcggctccggcgccggcgacgacgaTAGCCGCCTGA
- the LOC112875720 gene encoding putative FBD-associated F-box protein At5g56390: MEAAEDKQMNQSLSGDDDHVGADDDRISSLGDDVLARILGLVADARAVVRTGALSRRWLGVWTRVAALRFDSWPEFVSARGAARYLAFVSDVLALRARSDAGLERLAISFIMNCAPDLSPFVPASITAAPAWIRHAMHQGLETMRLALGGTRVRLPATVAYMSLADLSLERINVVGSGVDLAGLLSPASCPSVERLRLKNLSFSSQGDLRLESGVLTELWLENVCSLEALDLRSPSLRFLHVKDCRHEALKISTPNLQELRFVQTTHPLQLEVEGDLLSVRRLNLHLYSHAYAGREETANDVSALLLEHCSSATSLDVILHVPKDKGLGLIEGTIPLLPHVKCLTVHVSPRFSWHAFGTGFASLLAQFISLRSLRVHLDCFLKREYHAGHADPDTCHFFSCYDLDRWRWRDIPLAHLQEIELRGLRGTRCELGFLQFMVTGAAGLQKVTTSFSSYGSIEGRRDDGFDLTLLDGGTWTARRYAYQPFDSRPCNGAYLQGQVHVYSRNAPE; the protein is encoded by the exons ATGGAGGCAGCGGAGGACAAACAAATGAACCAATCTCTATCTGGTGATGACGACCACGTCGGCGCCGACGACGATCGGATCAGCAGCCTCGGCGACGACGTGCTCGCCCGCATACTCGGGCTGGTGGCCGACGCGAGGGCCGTCGTGCGCACGGGCGCGCTCTcgcggcggtggctcggtgtcTGGACCCGCGTCGCCGCGCTCCGCTTCGACTCCTGGCCGGAGTTCGTGTCGGCCCGTGGCGCTGCACGGTATCTCGCCTTCGTCAGTGACGTCCTCGCCCTGCGTGCCCGATCCGACGCCGGGCTCGAGCGCCTGGCCATCTCCTTCATCATGAACTGTGCGCCGGATCTGAGCCCATTTGTGCCGGCGTCCATCACAGCCGCGCCAGCGTGGATCCGGCACGCCATGCATCAAGGG TTGGAGACCATGCGCCTGGCATTAGGCGGCACCAGAGTCCGGCTCCCGGCGACCGTGGCGTACATGTCACTCGCGGATCTTTCGCTTGAGAGGATAAACGTTGTAGGGAGCGGCGTGGACCTCGCCGGCCTCCTGTCGCCGGCGAGCTGCCCGAGCGTGGAGAGGCTGCGCCTGAAGAACCTTAGCTTCAGTTCTCAGGGAGATCTGCGGCTTGAATCTGGCGTGCTCACCGAGCTGTGGCTGGAGAATGTTTGCTCTCTGGAGGCGTTGGATCTGAGGAGTCCTAGCCTCCGGTTCCTCCACGTGAAGGACTGCCGCCATGAGGCGCTAAAGATCTCGACCCCGAATCTTCAGGAGCTCAGATTCGTGCAAACAACGCATCCGCTGCAGCTCGAAGTTGAGGGCGATTTGCTGAGCGTGAGGAGACTCAATCTTCACCTGTACTCGCATGCGTACGCAGGCAGAGAGGAGACCGCAAATGATGTCAGCGCGCTCCTCCTAGAACACTGTAGCTCAGCCACATCCCTTGACGTCATTCTTCATGTTCCAAAG GACAAAGGGCTCGGTCTGATAGAAGGCACAATACCGCTGCTTCCTCATGTCAAATGTTTGACAGTTCATGTCTCTCCTCGGTTCTCGTGGCATGCCTTTGGAACTGGATTTGCAAGCCTCCTCGCACAATTCATCAGTCTCAGATCCCTAAGAGTACACTTGGATTGCTTCCTGAAGAGG GAGTATCACGCCGGCCACGCCGATCCGGACACGTGTCATTTCTTCTCATGCTATGATCTAGACCGCTGGAGATGGCGTGACATACCCTTGGCTCACCTCCAAGAAATAGAGCTCCGAGGGTTGAGAGGAACTCGCTGTGAGCTTGGGTTTCTGCAATTCATGGTCACAGGCGCTGCAGGGCTCCAGAAGGTGACCACAAGCTTCAGCTCGTATGGCTCGATAGAGGGCAGAAGAGATGATGGGTTTGATCTCACGCTACTGGACGGCGGAACGTGGACTGCTCGCCGCTACGCCTACCAGCCATTCGACTCGAGGCCTTGCAATGGAGCGTATTTGCAAGGACAGGTTCATGTATATTCGCGCAATGCACCTGAATAA
- the LOC112873565 gene encoding glycine-rich protein A3-like — protein MGGGKDSHDPSGADKGYHGGYPAGYGQYPAGYPAPPGVYPPGQGYPVLPGGYPQPGGYPPSNGAYPPGAYPPSGYPHQPTFPPAGYPGHGPATPGHGAMYGGGHGAGGSAGYGAVIAGGAAAAAAAYGAHKMSHGHGGVHGMYGHHGKFKHGKFGKHKKMFGKHKKMFGRKWK, from the exons ATGGGGGGTGGGAAGGACAGTCATGACCCCTCAGGCGCGGACAAGGGGTACCACGGAGGGTACCCAGCTGGATACGGCCAATACCCCGCCGGTTACCCTGCTCCGCCAGGCGTGTATCCTCCCGGTCAAGGGTATCCGGTCCTGCCCGGGGGCTACCCTCAACCTGGCGGATACCCGCCGTCAAATGGCGCGTACCCTCCGGGAGCGTATCCTCCGAGCGGGTATCCCCATCAACCTACCTTCCCACCAGCCGGTTACCCTGGTCATGGTCCAGCAACGCCTG GTCATGGTGCTATGTATGGTGGAGGCCACGGTGCAGGGGGCTCTGCAGGGTACGGCGCGGTGATCGCCGGAGGtgccgcggcggcagcggcagcctATGGAGCTCACAAGATGTCCCACGGCCACGGAGGCGTCCACGGGATGTACGGCCACCACGGCAAGTTCAAGCACGGCAAGTTTGGCAAGCACAAGAAGATGTTCGGTAAGCACAAGAAGATGTTTGGGCGCAAGTGGAAGTGA